DNA sequence from the Piliocolobus tephrosceles isolate RC106 chromosome 9, ASM277652v3, whole genome shotgun sequence genome:
TCTAATGAAGATGGGATTGCTACAGACCTCTCCATTCCCTCCAGATACACTGAGAGGGTGCATGTGGCTTACCATCAAATTCTCTCCACATACTCAGGGGATAAGTCCATGCAATGGATGGTGAGGGGCTGGCCTGTGCCAAGCATCGCAGGGTTACATTCTGTCCCACCCGGATGGTGACGTTGGCACTGGGGGTTGAGATCTGTGGCTTCATGCAAGCACTAAGCTCAGTTTCATGAAAAAGCTGCCCTGCCTTGGAGAGAGGGCCCCGGCATATCAGGTAGGAATTCACCAGGATGACAGGGAGGGTAATGGACTTGACAAACTGGACAAGCCCCCTTAGGCGACAGTCACATACCCAGGGGTTGTCATGCAGCGCCACTACCAGGCTGGAGAGAATCCCAGCCCCACAGTCAGGCTGCCAGCGTTTCAGGTAGGCTGGCCAATTCAGGAAGACACTTCTGGATACAACTGTAAGCCTATTGGAGGATAGGTCAAGGTAGGTCAGGCTGACCAGGAATTGAAGAGCCAGCTCAGGGAGTGCATCAATCTTATTGCGTTTGAGATCCAAGACCCTCAGGAGAGGGGTGGCACGGAACGCTGTCCATGGTACTGAGCGGAGCCTATTCCCCTCGAGTCTCAGCTCCCTCAGTTCTGGCAGATGCTCCAGGGCTCCCAGGTGGATCACACTAATATTGTTAAAGTTGAGCCAAAGATATTCCAAGGTGCTCATGTTGATGAAAGACCCTTGGGGCATCTCAAATAAGGGTGAGTTTTCAATTCTCACTTGCTTGAACTCTTCAGAAAGGTTCCCAGGGATCTTTCCCAAGGAGACAGATATGCACTGCAGAGTCCTGTACAAGAAACCAGAACAACTTTAAGATAAACAACAAGGAACTGGAAAGTGGGGTCAGGCTGATCCTGGCATTAGACATGGGAATCAGaataaaactattgaaataaaaggGTTAGACTCATTTTGGTAAAAATGCACAGTTCAGCAAACTTCAGTCCCAACTAGAATGAGTCTCATAGAGATTTGCTGATTTCCTGCCAATTCTAAGCCTGCTTCCACTCCACATCATCCCCAAAGAAAACCCATTCCCCATAACCCTCTAACATCTGGCCAGCAGAGCGCACCTGCCAAAACTCTCCTCTGAACAAGTGCATCCTGGCAGACAGAAAGGCTGAGCTGCGTGTATATCCAGAAAGACCAGAACTAACAGGAAGTGATGCAAAACTGAAGCCATATTTCTCTGTAAGAAAATACATTGTGAGTTTTGAATAAGTATCGCCCCAGCTTCCGAGTGGCAAATCCTATTATTGGTAATCCATAGTGATGTAGGTCGCACAGCAGCAGGAAAGCTCCTGGGAGCTCTGAGGTCTGTTACAGCCCAGATCACAGGTTCAGTCAGAACACACGAAGGGGGATCAATGTCTCTTAACTAGGGTCAGGAAATTCAACATTTGTGTGATTCTTGATTCTGAAAAGTAAACTCCAAGTCAGTTGTCCAATTCCATACAGATTCGACATTTCTCAGAGTCTTAAAAAGAAGTCTGAGAAACAAGCAGGCAGTGCTATTCTAAGCACCATTGTTCAGGGGATTTGGCCAGAATCCATCTAATGCTTCATCATTTGCAGTTGATTCCTGAAACCTAGAATTTCCAATCATTTTCTCAAAGTGAAAATAGGTAATGAGTAACAAAGTAATTCTGTGTTCATTCCCATCATTTGTTCTCTTCCCAACCCCACGGGTGGTGTAGTCATGCTTCTACTGCATCAAGACAGCTGCCTCTGCAGCTTGTATCACCGGTTTCAAATACAAAATGGTATTTTCTGATTAAACCAAAAGATTATTTTCTTGGACTTCACAACCTTTCCTTAATACTGTGTATTTCACTTCATCAAAATGAAcaacctacattttaaaaagagatacatACAATATTACATGCTTGCTCTTTCActcttcatttattccacaaatatttattgatcgtTTGCTTTAAGCTATACTCTTGCCCAATGAAAGGAACAGGGTCGAGGGCAAACCTATTATAGACCCTGTCCCAAGGAATCTTATCTCTTGCTTGTGCTTCTGGGTCTTGAGATCTTTGGAATGTAAAGTAATTTCTGTGATTCTCCTCTGCATAGTGAGAATAGTAACAAATACCTCAtaatgtttccaggaatttatttttcattattttttaatttttatattttttcagagatggggtctcactctgttgcccaggctggtctcaaacttctcagcctcccaagtgactgggattacaggtgcaagccactacatccagccatatttttagaaaattttgagATTATGTTAAACACAACACTAGCACACAGTTGGTGCCCATGAATCCTCCTCCCACCGACAAACTCTTTAAGATCTAAAAAGTCTACATCCCTATTAACTAGGGCACTTCCAGTTTAATATTGAAATTCCATGAGTTCCTTTAAGACTCATGATATACATCGTACCCTACAAAAGGCCTCAGCAAAGAAAATCCGCTTAGCTAACCAGTGAGGGGGGAAATGGGTCACCAACTAAGCTGATTACACTCCAGGCTGTCCATCCAAGCCAGATATATTTGCAGGAGTTTCCAAAGAGTCTAACTCTAAAACCTGGCTGGATCACTGGAGTTTGTCTCAAGGTAAAAATCCAAAACAGAGCGAGAGCTATCAGCACAAGTTTGTCATACATATGGCAATGTGCTGCCTAGATCCCCCTTCAAGGGATGAGTGGATGCTCAGCTGCAAGGAGTGCTTGCATGAGGTCATGTTCTTCCCAAGGCAGCCACATCCCACATCCAGTAACTGAGGGTGGTGAGGGCCTGGCCAGTTTGCCCTGATGGGGGAAAACTCTAATAAGCAATTACCACTCCAAAGTACCCTACCAGGTTTGCTAAGGCTTTACCAGGCTTGTTTCATGGAAATATGTGATTCAATTAATGACTATTCCAAACCACTAGTGgattcctttccctccccttgccccaaaGGATAAAGATCTTAAGAGTCTCCATTCCCCACAGTTTCCTGTCTTTCCATCTCATGCTAGCCTTTTCAAATGAATCCAGCTCCATCCAACTTCCCAGAAGTCTGCGGGAAGCTCATGAAGCACACCCACTGGCATGCTATCTCTAGAATCATCTAGGCCACTTCTCTACTGCCCCTTACTCCTTTCCTGATCCCCTTATTCTCTGGTTTCCTTATTTGGCATATGAACACAGGGAGTGGCCCTcttggaaactgaggcaggagaccagGACAATTAAAGTTAGCGTGGGTCAAGTTATTTATGTTAAACAACGTGTGGTTAAGTGTAGTACCCGAACTCAAGAGACCCTAACAAAAATGGCAAGAGGGTCTGGGAATATTATAACCCATCTTCCCTCTTGCAGGATGCTTTTCAGAACTAGGCTCTTAAAATTCTCCATAGAGACAGAGTCATGGGGGAGGAATTACTCTGTGCTTGTGAATTGCTTAGATATAAATGGCTTCAGGGAGGCAGCTCCCTGGCTTGTCTTAATAGAATCTTAATAGGAGAGTGTCCTGTCCATTCAATTGGAAAATGCCACTCACCTTTCCAATATTAGTAAAACACTGGGATACCTCAGACAGAGAACTGGGCATCCTATCAGAGAGCAGACATGCTGTACTCCCTTTCTCTAAATCTAGGACTCTTTCCCACCCCCATCCTCTGCTGCTAGCATGTCTGAGATGCTGCCTCAGCTATCCAcactctgaggtatgcctgtggCAGACACACAAAAGATGACCTTTCCAAGCCTCCTTGAAATAGGTGGGCTACAAGACTCTTGATCTGGCTAATGAAATGTTACAAGAAATGAGATTTGAAAAGCCCTAACCAAATcttccaatttatctttttccttaTTGTGGCAATCACTGACATTCCAAATGGTAGAGCCTTTCCAGTCGTGTTCTTGAGTAAACAAGTGAAGCAGAGCCCTCCCTCCTTCTGCATTTCCCAAACTTAAGTAGAGTCTGTGGAATAGGAATACATTTTTCTGTGTTAAGccgaggacatttgggaatggtTGCCTAAGCATAAATCTAACCTATCTTAACTACAATGCCCTTGTGAATAAATATGCTCAGGTacttgtatgttgatttttgtctttgttcgATTACATGATAATCAAGACAAAAATTTCCAGCTCTTGTCCTCTAGACAAACTGCTCACTGAATCCCTTGATTGATAGCCTAGGTTTGATAGCCCACATTCACTTTCCAGAGCACAATTTCTGTATTTGCCATTTTGTACCCAGCAACTACAATGGGCAAGTGACCTTGGACATATTTTCTGCTTAATCATGAGGACTATAACCATGctgcagtcataaaaagacatGATGAGGATGCTATGATTCCAACCAACCTCCAAACCAGGCTTCCAAGGCCAGTTATGCTGCAGCTTCACCATGGCCCAAATTGGTCTTCAGCATTGGAAGGCCAGAAATTCTTTTGCCAGGATACTCAGAGGGCATTCAATTTTCAGGGACTAACTCATACTCATCAGACTCACATACTCAAAGACCAAGGTAAGCcagacatcattttattttttatgataagAATGTGTTTCTTCCCATGACTTGAATATTCATGGACATAATCCAGGATGATTCTTCTCTACAAGAGCAAACCAGGGAAGACAGGATACACAAAGGAAGGTTGACAGATGAGTACTGAGAGGCTTATCATCTTGgaggctgtattagtccattttcacgctgctggaaaagacatacccaagactgggtaatttataaagaaaaagaggtttaggggactcacagttccacatggctggagagacctcacaatcatggcagaag
Encoded proteins:
- the LRIT2 gene encoding leucine-rich repeat, immunoglobulin-like domain and transmembrane domain-containing protein 2 isoform X1, translated to MASVLHHFLLVLVFLDIHAAQPFCLPGCTCSEESFGRTLQCISVSLGKIPGNLSEEFKQVRIENSPLFEMPQGSFINMSTLEYLWLNFNNISVIHLGALEHLPELRELRLEGNRLRSVPWTAFRATPLLRVLDLKRNKIDALPELALQFLVSLTYLDLSSNRLTVVSRSVFLNWPAYLKRWQPDCGAGILSSLVVALHDNPWVCDCRLRGLVQFVKSITLPVILVNSYLICRGPLSKAGQLFHETELSACMKPQISTPSANVTIRVGQNVTLRCLAQASPSPSIAWTYPLSMWREFDGLLGGKHLTPVLTSSTGEDTALSELAIPAAHLVDSGNYTCLASNSIGKSTLVISLHVQPAQALHAPDSLSIPSEGNAYIDLRVVKQTVHGILLEWLAVADTSEEEWFTLHIASDEAFRKEVVHMGPGINTYAVDDLLPGTKYEACLSLKGQPPHQGQCVVFVTGRDGGGLEARERLLHVTVVLCVVLLAVPVGAYAWAAQGPCSCSKWVLRYCLHCRKDPSCPPAAPQCRDGSFREHPAVCDDGEGHIDTEADKEKEGTEENS
- the LRIT2 gene encoding leucine-rich repeat, immunoglobulin-like domain and transmembrane domain-containing protein 2 isoform X2; protein product: MASVLHHFLLVLVFLDIHAAQPFCLPGCTCSEESFGRTLQCISVSLGKIPGNLSEEFKQVRIENSPLFEMPQGSFINMSTLEYLWLNFNNISVIHLGALEHLPELRELRLEGNRLRSVPWTAFRATPLLRVLDLKRNKIDALPELALQFLVSLTYLDLSSNRLTVVSRSVFLNWPAYLKRWQPDCGAGILSSLVVALHDNPWVCDCRLRGLVQFVKSITLPVILVNSYLICRGPLSKAGQLFHETELSACMKPQISTPSANVTIRVGQNVTLRCLAQASPSPSIAWTYPLSMWREFDVLTSSTGEDTALSELAIPAAHLVDSGNYTCLASNSIGKSTLVISLHVQPAQALHAPDSLSIPSEGNAYIDLRVVKQTVHGILLEWLAVADTSEEEWFTLHIASDEAFRKEVVHMGPGINTYAVDDLLPGTKYEACLSLKGQPPHQGQCVVFVTGRDGGGLEARERLLHVTVVLCVVLLAVPVGAYAWAAQGPCSCSKWVLRYCLHCRKDPSCPPAAPQCRDGSFREHPAVCDDGEGHIDTEADKEKEGTEENS